The genomic interval TCTTGCCGCTGCCGCTCTCCCCGACCAGCGCGGTCACCTCGCCCGCCGCCACGGTGAAGGAGAGGCCGTCCACCGCCCTGGCGCCCGCAAAGGCGATCGACAGGTCGCGCACCGCGATCAGTGGATCGTTCGCAAACGGCTTCCCAGGGGTCATCGCGCCGCCCCCCGCGGGTCGAGCCGCTCCGACAGGCCGTTGCCCAGCAGGGTGAAGGCCATCACCGTGGCGAAGATGGCGAGGCCGGGCAGCGCCATCAGGTACCACAGCGTGCGCAGCAGGGGCCGCGCGTTGCCGATCATCGCCCCCCAGGACACGAGGTTCGGGTCGCCGAGGCCGAGGAAGGCCAGCGCCGCCTCCACCAGCACGGCGTGGGCGACCACCGCCGCGATCATCGCCACCACCGGGGCGATGCCGTTGGGCAGCACATGGTTGAGCAGGATGTGGCCGTGGCCCAGCCCCATCGTGCGGGCGGCCAGCACCCAGTCGGCGTTGCGTATCCGCAGCACCTCCGCCCGCGTCAGCCGGGCGATCTCCGGCCAGGAGGTCAGGCCGATGGCGATCATCACGCTGCCGATGGACGGCGCCAGAACGGCGACCAGGACCATCGACAGCAGGAAGGACGGCAGCGTCTGGACATAGTCGCACAGCCGCGACAGCAGATGGTCCGCCACCCCGCCGAAATAGCCCGCCACGGCACCCAGCCCGACGCCGATCAGCGTCGCCACCGCGGCGGCCCCGACGCCGACCGCCAGCGACACCCGCGCCCCGAACAGGAGCTGAGCCGCCACGTCCCGACCGAGCTGGTCGGTGCCGAGCGGGAAGGCGCCGTCGGTCAGCGGCCACAGGCCGCGCGGCCCGGCCATCGCCATGGGATCGCCCGGCCGGAGCAGGCCCGCCGCCGCCGCCAGAAGGGCGAGCAGCGCCACGCAGAACACGCCCAGCCGCAGCGTGGAAACGGAAAAGCGCGCGCTCACGCCGTCACCTCGATGCGCGGGTCGAGCGCGGCGTAGGAGACGTCGACCAGGATGCCCATGACGATCACCAGAAGCGAGTTGCAGAGGAAGAGGCTGAGCAGCAGGTTCACGTCGCGGTCGGCCACCGCCTCGAAGGCGAGGCGCCCCAGGCCGGGCCAGGAGAACACCGTCTCCACCACCACCGCCCCGCCCAGCATGGAGCCGAGCTTCAGGCCGCTCAGCGTCACCACGGGAAGCAGCGCGTTGCGCAGGATGTGCCGCAGGGTCACCCGCGTTTCGGAAATGCCCTTGGCCCGCGCGGTGCGCACGAAATCCAGCCGGCTCGTCTCGATCACCGCGGCCCGCGTGACCCGCGCGTAGAGCGCGGCGTAGCCCAGCCCCAGCGTGGCGGCGGGAAGCACGAGATGGGCGGCGACGTCCACCGCGTGCGGCCAGCCGGCGCCCGGCGCCCCAACCGTGGCGTAGCCGCCGATGGGCAGCCAGCGCAGGTGCACGGCGAACAGCACGATGCCGACGAGCCCCATCCAGAAGGACGGCACGGCGAAGATCAGGGAGGACAGGACGGACACCGCCCGGTCGAAGCGGCCTCCCGGACGGCGCCCGGCCAGGACGCCCGCCGCCACGCCGACGGCCACCGCCGCCAGCACCGCCACGGTGACGAGCAGCGCCGTCGCCGGCAGCCGCTCCAGCACGAGGTCGGCGATGGGCCGGCTGTAGCGGAAGGAGAAGCCCAGGTCGAATTGCAGGAGCTGGGACAGATAGGCCTGGAACTGGTCGAGCGCCGAGCGGTCCAGCCCGAACCGCGCGCGCAGGTCGGCCATCTGCTCCGCCGTGGCGATCCCGCTCTCGCCGGCCATCACATCGACCAGATCGCCGGGGACCGCCTTCAGCAGCAGGAAGTTCACGACGATCATGACGACGACCATCGGCGCGGCCGCCAGCGTCCGCCGCAGCATGAAAGCGAATAACGTCATGGTTGCAACTCTGGGGGTGCTTTTGCACATTTTGACGTTGGGAGATCGGGCGGCTGCCGACCAGCGGCTGATTTGTAATTTACCTCTTGATTCCTACTCCGTCTATAGGCAATAGTTCATTTCAGAAACAGGGCGACCTTGTGGTTTCCTCGCCCGAAGACAAATCACCGCTCTTTCAGACAATGCCCGGCATCATTCGATGGCGGCCAAAGTCATCATATCGACTGCGCGTGACCGCCCACTCGACGGTGACGCCCCATGTCTCGGGAGTTCTTATGAAGATCGCGAGGGTTGAGAGCTTTTTCTTCAATCCTGGCTGCGCCAAGAATCTTCTTTTCGTTCGCATCGAAACGGAAAGCGGAATTTACGGCTGGGGCGAGGGCTATGTCACCGCGGGCAAGGAAAAGGTGGTCGCCGCCTATGTGGACGCCATCGCGCCGCATCTGATCGGGCGCGAGATCTGGAACATCCGCCAGCTCGCCCAGACGCTGCTCGACGATTTCTCGATCCGCCGGACCTCCGTCGATTTCCTGTGCGCGCTGAGCGCGGTCGAGATCGCGTCCTGGGACATCGTCGGCAAGCGCGCCGGCCTGCCGGTGCACAAGCTGCTGGGCGGCGCCGTCCGCGAGAAGATCCGGGTCTACGCCAACGGCTGGTGGTTCGGCGCGTCCTCCATCGACGACACCGCGAACCGCGCCGCGGCGGTGGTGGCGCAGGGCTACGACGCGCTCAAGTGGGATCCGATCCCCGGCCCGTGGCGCAACTACGTCGATCCCAAGGACCTCGACCACGCCGTGGAGAATGTCCGCGCGGTGCGCGAGGCGGTCGGACCGAACGTGGAGCTGCTCATCGACGGCCACCGCCGCCTGTCGCCGAACAACGCGATCCGCCTGATCGAGCGCCTGCGCGAGTTCGGCATCGCCTGGTACGAGGAGCCCTGCCCGCCGGAGAATCTCGACCTGACGGCGGAGGTGCGGCGCACGACCAACGTGCCCATCGTGTCGGGCGAGGCGCTCTACACCAAGGAGCAGTATCTGCCGCTGTTCGAGAAGCGTGCCGCCGACATCATCAACCCGGACATCAGCGCCGTCGGCGGCATCCTCGCCATGCTCGACATCGCCGCGCTGGCGCAGCCGCATTCCATCGCGGTCAGCCCGCACAACTTCAACAGCCCCATCGTCGGTCTGGCCGCGACGGTCCACCTGTCGGCGCTGGTCACCAACTTCACCATCGCCGAACTGTTCGTGAACCTCGTCGAGCCGACGCGCGAGCTGGCCCTGCAGGGGCTGACCATCGCCGACGGCTATGTCGACATCCCCGACACGCCGGGCCTGGGCGTGGACCTCGACGTCGAGGTGCTGCGCCGGCACCCCTATCAACCGCTGTCGGGCAAGGGGCTGCGCGATCACCGCGACGAGTTCCCCCGCCGCGGTCCCCCCTCCACCTTCAAAATCGCCGCGACCGCGTGACGCGGGCTTGGGAGCCGTTCCGACATGACCAGCATCCGCACCGATTTTCCCCGCCCCACCCCCGAGCAGGTCGCGGCCTTCGCGACGATCGGCGCCGCCACCGTCCATGAGGCGCTGGGCCGCCGCGGCGCCGTGGATTCGGCGATCAAGCCGATCTGGCCCGGCCTGCGCATCGTCGGGGCCGCCTTCCCCCTGAAGACCCAGCCGGGCGACAACCTGACCCTCCACGCCGCGATGAAGCTGGCCCGTCCGGGCGACGTGCTGGTCGTGGACGCCGGCGACTACCCCGAGCAGGGCTCGTTCGGCGACGTGATGGCGACCTCCGCCCAGTCGCTGGGCCTCGCCGGTCTGGTCACCAACGGCGGCGTCCGCGACGCCGCGGCGATCCGCGACATCGGCTTCCCGATCTTCTCCCGCGCCATCTCCATCAAGGGGACGGTGAAGGCGACGCTGGGGCCGATCGCCCAACCCATCGTGCTGGGCGGCGTCACGGTCCAGCCGGGCGACCTGATCGTCGGCGACGACGACGGCCTCGTCGTGGTTCCGCTGGACGAGGTCGAGGCCGTCCTGGCCGCGTCCCGCGCCCGGCTGGAGAAGGAGGAGCGCCTGCGCGCCGACCTTCAGACCGGCAAGACCACCTGGGACATCGGCAACTACGACGCGCTGCTGGCCCAGACCGGCCAGAGCCTGCAGGCGTGAACGGGAGGAGCAGAACCATGCCTGTGAAGAAGAAGACGGCTTCCGCCCCCGCCGCCGAAAGCGTGTCCTGGCTGCGCCTGCCGGCGCCGCCCCAGGACGACCGCACCGACGCCCTGTTCGAGCATTCGGTGTCCGTCCGCGGCTACATCCGCAACACCCAGTCGGTGCTGGCGCACATCCCGGCGCTGGTCCTGGCGCAGGAAGCGCTCAGCCGGTCGGTGACCGTCGATTTCACGGACGGGCTGACGGGCCGCGAACGCGAGCTGATCGCGCTCGCCGTCAGCGTGCAGAACCGCTGCGAGCCCTGCGTCTGGGGGCACGCCGCCAAGCTGCGCGAGATCACCGGCAACCCCCGCTTCGTCGGGCTGGTCGAGGTGAACTACCGCCGCGCCGACCTGACGCCGCGCGAGCGGGCCATCGTCGATTACGCCGTGCTGATCACCGAGCGTCCCTGGACCATCGAACCGGCGGACCTCGACGGGCTGCGCGCGGCGGGCCTGTCGGAGCGGGAGATTCTGGAGGCCGCGGCCATCGCCGCCTACTTCAACTTCTCCAACCGGGTGAACAGCGCGCTGGGCGTCCACCCCAACCCCGAACCGTTCGACGCCAACCGCTGACGAAAGACGAAGGACCGTCATGTTCCGAGATCGGTTTCCCGCGCTTGACCGGCGCTCCTTCCTGACCGCCGCCCTGACCGGCGCCGCCGCGGCCACCCTGGTTGGGGTTGCCGCCCCGGCGGCGCGGGCCGCGTCCCCCGCCTCCTGGCCGACGCAGCCGGTGCGGCTGGTCGTTCCCTTCCCGCCCGGCGGCGGCACCGATCTGCTGGCCCGCGCGCTGGCCGACCGGCTGTCGAAGCTATATCCGCAGCCCTTCGTGGTCGAGAACCGGCCGGGCGCCGGTGCGGCGGTCGGCACCGACTATGTCGCCAAGTCCACCGACGGCCACACCTTCCTGTTCGCCTCGTCGAATCATGTGACGGTGCCGGCGCTGTCCACGGCGGTGCGCTACGACATCTTCAAGGACTTCAAATCGGTGGTCCTGGTCGCCGATCAGGCCAGCGTGCTTGCCGTCGATCCGGAGCTGCCCGGCAAGGACGTCGCGGAGGTCCTCGCCCACATCAAGGCCAACCCCGGAAAGTACAATTACGGCACGGCGGGCATCGGGTCGGGCCAGCATCTCAGCACCGCCTTCCTCCAGCAGCTCACCGGGATCGACATCGTCCACGTGCCGCTGAAGGGGCAGGGCGAAATCATCTCGGAACTGCTGGGCAAGCGCATCCAGGCCGGCTTCCTGGTGCTGTCCACGGCCCTGCCCTACTTCCGTTCCGGCCAGATCCGCCCGCTGGCCGTGGCGCTGCCGGAGCGCAGCCCCTTCGCGCCGGAGATCCCGACCTTCGGCGAAGCCGGGCTGAAGGACTTCGCCGCCCGCTCCTGGCTCGGCCTGCTGGCCCCGGCTGCGACGCCGGCGGCGGTCGTGGACCGGCTGCACGCCGACATCGTGGGCTTCGCCAAGGACAAGGACTACGTCGCCATCACCGAAAAGGCGGGGATGGCCCTGGTCAACGAGGGGCCCGCCGCCTTCGACGCGGAGATCGCCGCCGGCTACGCGCAGTGGAAGCAGGTGATCCAGACCGCCGGCATCAAGCCGAGCTGAGGGGACCGATGACCGACCCGAAAATCGCCGAGGAGCTGGCCGCCTATTCCGACCGGCTGCTCGGCCTGCTCGACCCCGCCATCGTCCGCCGCGTCGCCATCGACCGGCCCGACGCCGCGGTCATCGAGCGGTATCTCGCCCTGCCCGACCTGACCTCCCAGGTCGCCGACATCCTCGACGGGCTGGGCTACGACAGCGCGGTGCCCCGGCGGCGTCTGCCGCCGCTGGAGGGGGGACGGCGCGTGGCGGGTCCCGCCGTCACCGCGCGGCAGATTCCGGCGGCGCACGCGCCGGGCTTCTCCATCGCCTCCGGCCACCGGCCGCGGGGCGGCGGCATCGACCAGATCACCCTGACCCGGCGCGGCGACGTCTTCGTCATCGACGCCGGCGGCGTGGCCGAGGCGTCGAGCTTCGGCGGCATCCTGGCCACCGCGTCGATCGCCGCCGGTCTGGCCGGCATCGTCGTGGACGGCGCGGTGCGCGACAGCGCCAGCATCACGGCGGGCGGCCTCGCCGTCTGGTCGGCGGGCGTCACGCCGCGCACCGGCAAGCACCGGCTGGAGCTGGCGGAGTTCAACGGCCCGGTCACCATCGCCGGCGTCCAGGTGCATCCCGGCGATCTGGTGCTGGGCGACGACGACGGGCTGATCTTCGTGCCCGCCGCGCTGATCCTGGAGGTCATCGACCGGGCGGAGGCGGCGGCCGGCCAGGAAAGCGCGCTTCTCGGCGCCCTGTCCTCCGGCGGGTCGGCGCGCGAGGCCGCGGCGATCCTCCACCCCAGCAAATGGTGAGCGGCGTGCGCGGCCCCCGCATCGGGATCATCGGCTTCGGCGAGGTGGGATCGAGCTTCGCGCGGGGCCTGATCGCCGACGGGGCGGGCGACATCGTCGCCTACGACGCGCCGCCCGGCCCGACCGAGCGCGGCCTCGCCCTGCGCCGGGCGGGCGAGTTGGGCCTTGCCCTCGCCTTCGATCCGGCGGCGCTCGCCGACCGGGAGATCCTGTTCTCCAGCGTGACGCAGGACGCGGCGGGCGACGCCGCGGCGACGGTGGCGCCGCACCTCGCGGCGGACGCGATCTACGCCGACGTGAACTCGCTGTCGCCGGCGGTGAAGGCCGCGGTCGGCGGGGTGCTGGACGCCATTCCCGGACGCTTCGTGGACGTGGCGATCATGGGGGCGCCGGTGTCCGGCCTGCACCGCGTGCCGCTTCTGGCGGCGGGCGAGCGCGCGGCGAAGCTTGCCGGACGGCTGGCCCCCTTCGGAACCGACATCCGCGTCGTCGGGCGCGAGCCGGGCCGGGCGGCGGCGGTGAAGATCCTGCGCAGCGTCATCACCAAGGGGCTGGAAACCCTGCTGGTGGAGGCGCTGACCGCGGCGCGGCGCCACGGCGTCGAGGCGGAGGTGCTGAACAGCTTCCTGGAGATCTTCGACCGGCGTCCGGCGCTGGATTTCGTCGATTTCCTGGTGCGTTCCGACACGGTTCACGCGGGGCGCCGCGCGCTGGAGGCCGCGCAGTCGGCGGACACCGTGGCCGTGGCCGGGCTGGAGCCGGCGATGAGCCGCGCGGTGGCCGCCCGCCTGTCGCAGCTCGCCGGACTCGGCCTCAAGGAGCGGTTGGGCGGGGTCCCTCCGGCATCCCTGTCCGACGCGGTGGCCCTTCTCGACGAGGCGCTCGGGCGCCGGCATCCCACGGAGCAAAGGCATGGCATCGAACATCCGCAGAACTGAGGAATTGGCGTCCGGCCTCGCGCTGGCCGCCCTGGGCGTGGCGGCCGGCGCCGTCATCGTCGCCAGCCACCCGCTGGGCACGGCGCGCCAGCTCGGGCCGGGGGCGATGCCCGCCCTGGTCGCGCTGACCCTGGTCCTGCTGGGCGGCGTCATCGCCGTCCGGGGCCTGTGGGAGCGCGGCCATGGCGAAGGGATCGACCTGCGCGCCGCGCTGCGGCCCGCCGGGCTGATCCTGGGGGCCATCCTGCTGTTTGGCGGGCTGGTGGACACGCTGGGCGTCGTGCCGGCCAGCGCCGTCGCGGTGGTCGGCTCGGCCCTGGCCAGCCGGCGGACGCGCAAGCGGGAGATCGCCGCGCTGGCGGCGGTTCTCGCCCTCGCGGTGCCGGCCCTGTTCGTCGGGATTCTCGGCATGCCGCTGAAGATCTGGCCGGCGCTGTAAGAGAGAGGATCGACCGCCGTCATGATGGATTCGCTCGGGGGAATCGCGCACGGGCTGTCGATCGCGGCCGCTCCCGCCAACCTGCTCTATTGCTTCGCCGGGGCGCTGCTCGGCACCTTCGTGGGCGTCCTGCCGGGGGTGGGGCCGCTGCTGACCATCGCGCTCCTGCTGCCCTTCACCTTCTCGCTGGAGCCGACCGGCGCCCTGATCATGCTGGCCGGCATCTATTACGGGGCCCAGTATGGCGGGTCGACCACGTCGATCCTGCTCAACATGCCGGGCGAGACCTCGTCGGTGGTGACCTGCATCGACGGGCACGCCATGGCGCGCCAGGGGCGCGGCGGGCCGGCGCTGGCGGTGGCCGCCATCGGCTCCTTCGTCGCGGGCACGCTGTCGACCGGGATCGTCGCCTTCTTCGCCCCGGTCCTGGCCGGCGTGGCCATCCGCTTCGGCCCGGCCGACTATTTCTCGCTGATGGTGCTCGGGCTGGTCGGCGCCATCGTCCTGGCGCAGGGGTCCTTCGTCAAGGCGCTGGCGATGATCGTCCTCGGGCTGCTGTTCGGCCTCGTCGGCACCGACATCAACAGCGGGGAGCAGCGCCTGACCTTCGGCATCCAGGCCCTGGCGGACGGCATCGGCTTCGTCCCGGTGGCGCTGGGCGTCTTCGGCATCGGCGAGATCATCCGCATCCTGATCGGGCAGGAGCGCGACGGCGGACAGGTCATCCCGCACGGCTCCCTGATGCCGAGCCGGCAGGACCTGCGCTCCTCCTCCGGCGCCATCGCGCGGGGA from Azospirillum sp. TSH58 carries:
- a CDS encoding NAD(P)-dependent oxidoreductase, with product MRGPRIGIIGFGEVGSSFARGLIADGAGDIVAYDAPPGPTERGLALRRAGELGLALAFDPAALADREILFSSVTQDAAGDAAATVAPHLAADAIYADVNSLSPAVKAAVGGVLDAIPGRFVDVAIMGAPVSGLHRVPLLAAGERAAKLAGRLAPFGTDIRVVGREPGRAAAVKILRSVITKGLETLLVEALTAARRHGVEAEVLNSFLEIFDRRPALDFVDFLVRSDTVHAGRRALEAAQSADTVAVAGLEPAMSRAVAARLSQLAGLGLKERLGGVPPASLSDAVALLDEALGRRHPTEQRHGIEHPQN
- a CDS encoding 4-carboxy-4-hydroxy-2-oxoadipate aldolase/oxaloacetate decarboxylase — translated: MTSIRTDFPRPTPEQVAAFATIGAATVHEALGRRGAVDSAIKPIWPGLRIVGAAFPLKTQPGDNLTLHAAMKLARPGDVLVVDAGDYPEQGSFGDVMATSAQSLGLAGLVTNGGVRDAAAIRDIGFPIFSRAISIKGTVKATLGPIAQPIVLGGVTVQPGDLIVGDDDGLVVVPLDEVEAVLAASRARLEKEERLRADLQTGKTTWDIGNYDALLAQTGQSLQA
- a CDS encoding tripartite tricarboxylate transporter TctB family protein, translated to MASNIRRTEELASGLALAALGVAAGAVIVASHPLGTARQLGPGAMPALVALTLVLLGGVIAVRGLWERGHGEGIDLRAALRPAGLILGAILLFGGLVDTLGVVPASAVAVVGSALASRRTRKREIAALAAVLALAVPALFVGILGMPLKIWPAL
- a CDS encoding RraA family protein gives rise to the protein MTDPKIAEELAAYSDRLLGLLDPAIVRRVAIDRPDAAVIERYLALPDLTSQVADILDGLGYDSAVPRRRLPPLEGGRRVAGPAVTARQIPAAHAPGFSIASGHRPRGGGIDQITLTRRGDVFVIDAGGVAEASSFGGILATASIAAGLAGIVVDGAVRDSASITAGGLAVWSAGVTPRTGKHRLELAEFNGPVTIAGVQVHPGDLVLGDDDGLIFVPAALILEVIDRAEAAAGQESALLGALSSGGSAREAAAILHPSKW
- a CDS encoding mandelate racemase/muconate lactonizing enzyme family protein; this encodes MKIARVESFFFNPGCAKNLLFVRIETESGIYGWGEGYVTAGKEKVVAAYVDAIAPHLIGREIWNIRQLAQTLLDDFSIRRTSVDFLCALSAVEIASWDIVGKRAGLPVHKLLGGAVREKIRVYANGWWFGASSIDDTANRAAAVVAQGYDALKWDPIPGPWRNYVDPKDLDHAVENVRAVREAVGPNVELLIDGHRRLSPNNAIRLIERLREFGIAWYEEPCPPENLDLTAEVRRTTNVPIVSGEALYTKEQYLPLFEKRAADIINPDISAVGGILAMLDIAALAQPHSIAVSPHNFNSPIVGLAATVHLSALVTNFTIAELFVNLVEPTRELALQGLTIADGYVDIPDTPGLGVDLDVEVLRRHPYQPLSGKGLRDHRDEFPRRGPPSTFKIAATA
- a CDS encoding ABC transporter permease, whose protein sequence is MSARFSVSTLRLGVFCVALLALLAAAAGLLRPGDPMAMAGPRGLWPLTDGAFPLGTDQLGRDVAAQLLFGARVSLAVGVGAAAVATLIGVGLGAVAGYFGGVADHLLSRLCDYVQTLPSFLLSMVLVAVLAPSIGSVMIAIGLTSWPEIARLTRAEVLRIRNADWVLAARTMGLGHGHILLNHVLPNGIAPVVAMIAAVVAHAVLVEAALAFLGLGDPNLVSWGAMIGNARPLLRTLWYLMALPGLAIFATVMAFTLLGNGLSERLDPRGAAR
- a CDS encoding tripartite tricarboxylate transporter substrate binding protein, whose product is MFRDRFPALDRRSFLTAALTGAAAATLVGVAAPAARAASPASWPTQPVRLVVPFPPGGGTDLLARALADRLSKLYPQPFVVENRPGAGAAVGTDYVAKSTDGHTFLFASSNHVTVPALSTAVRYDIFKDFKSVVLVADQASVLAVDPELPGKDVAEVLAHIKANPGKYNYGTAGIGSGQHLSTAFLQQLTGIDIVHVPLKGQGEIISELLGKRIQAGFLVLSTALPYFRSGQIRPLAVALPERSPFAPEIPTFGEAGLKDFAARSWLGLLAPAATPAAVVDRLHADIVGFAKDKDYVAITEKAGMALVNEGPAAFDAEIAAGYAQWKQVIQTAGIKPS
- a CDS encoding tripartite tricarboxylate transporter permease yields the protein MDSLGGIAHGLSIAAAPANLLYCFAGALLGTFVGVLPGVGPLLTIALLLPFTFSLEPTGALIMLAGIYYGAQYGGSTTSILLNMPGETSSVVTCIDGHAMARQGRGGPALAVAAIGSFVAGTLSTGIVAFFAPVLAGVAIRFGPADYFSLMVLGLVGAIVLAQGSFVKALAMIVLGLLFGLVGTDINSGEQRLTFGIQALADGIGFVPVALGVFGIGEIIRILIGQERDGGQVIPHGSLMPSRQDLRSSSGAIARGSVIGSALGLLPGGGAALAAFASYTVEKKLARDPSRFGRGAIEGVAGPESANNAAAQTSFIPLLTLGLPSNAVMALMIGALMLHGITPGPRIMQAEPDLFWGVVASMWIGNAMLIVLNLPLVGLWVRLLRVPYRFLYPTIVLVSCVGVYGVSNSAFDLVTTAVFGLLGWVLQALRFEPAPLLLGFVLGPMMEENLRRAMILSRGDPTIFLREPISLALLILTGLLLAAIILPTIRQGRERVFAE
- a CDS encoding peroxidase-related enzyme (This protein belongs to a clade of uncharacterized proteins related to peroxidases such as the alkylhydroperoxidase AhpD.); the encoded protein is MPVKKKTASAPAAESVSWLRLPAPPQDDRTDALFEHSVSVRGYIRNTQSVLAHIPALVLAQEALSRSVTVDFTDGLTGRERELIALAVSVQNRCEPCVWGHAAKLREITGNPRFVGLVEVNYRRADLTPRERAIVDYAVLITERPWTIEPADLDGLRAAGLSEREILEAAAIAAYFNFSNRVNSALGVHPNPEPFDANR
- a CDS encoding ABC transporter permease, encoding MTLFAFMLRRTLAAAPMVVVMIVVNFLLLKAVPGDLVDVMAGESGIATAEQMADLRARFGLDRSALDQFQAYLSQLLQFDLGFSFRYSRPIADLVLERLPATALLVTVAVLAAVAVGVAAGVLAGRRPGGRFDRAVSVLSSLIFAVPSFWMGLVGIVLFAVHLRWLPIGGYATVGAPGAGWPHAVDVAAHLVLPAATLGLGYAALYARVTRAAVIETSRLDFVRTARAKGISETRVTLRHILRNALLPVVTLSGLKLGSMLGGAVVVETVFSWPGLGRLAFEAVADRDVNLLLSLFLCNSLLVIVMGILVDVSYAALDPRIEVTA